In the genome of Gemmatimonas sp., one region contains:
- a CDS encoding prolyl oligopeptidase family serine peptidase: MRVPFVSARRTAFFARTLTAGMLLPLAAVSAQNRGPKSADAKPAEPNPLADEGYVAPPPSIARLVTAPREQNVNFTAPNPGSRQYFLRTMSDGLPSLQNVGKEHHNLGGFQVDYRGNRDRAITMRSSAGFEITEWASGRKIPVSIPAGARVSTPVWSPDGAQFAFLALFEDGTQIYVVDAATGKSRAVTTRSTLSTSVTAPEWTADGTTIVTVLVPDARGPEPKEPKLATGPMVRLNENNKLKTRTYPDLLSSPYEKALLEYHTTGQLAVVNVKTRAVKKVGAPGLIRSIDPSPDGQYFRVTYVEKPFSYLLPVASYGTRDVVIDGAGTVLRELVKRPLREGEEPADPTDPQPRTAAPAGAGAAGRAAPVDTGKRNISWHPFAGGLLYAHIAPATATAGAARGDSTATAAAAARRADRLMHWKAPFDSAGGTKLYETANRIANVQFSDKGKIMFVSETGTDGTFEHAIFLDENNAKFTVIAPRARGRGADSTARAAAPPAGGPGGRGARTSELVTRPGRRGVPVVVVSTDGKFVFTQGTTPDSAGKTPRAFVEKVEIRTGTRSRIYESAADVFETINAPLDDDFTRAVIQRESPTVVPQSYVLTLASRDVKQLTTNVDLMPEITKAVRKTIVARRADGYSFNVKVTLPADYKDGTRLPAMFWFYPREYDNQEAYNRSLTQGAGAANRFPTYGPRSLAFIVTQGYALIEPDAPIFASEGQLPNDNYVVDLRNNLAAVIDALDTLAIVDRQRLGIGGHSYGAFSTVNAMVHTPFFKAGIAGDGAYNRTLTPNGFQSERRDLWQGRQTYLEMSPFLYADQLNGALLMNHSTEDQNVGTDPINSIKMFHALQGLGKTASLYMYPYEDHGPVARETVLDQWARWVAWLDKYVKNAGAKPKVTTM, translated from the coding sequence ATGCGCGTACCCTTCGTTTCTGCGCGACGCACCGCGTTCTTCGCTCGAACCCTGACGGCCGGGATGCTCCTGCCGCTCGCCGCGGTCTCCGCGCAAAACCGCGGACCGAAATCGGCCGACGCCAAGCCTGCGGAACCGAACCCGTTGGCGGATGAAGGCTACGTGGCGCCGCCGCCGTCGATCGCACGTCTGGTGACCGCGCCGCGCGAGCAGAATGTGAACTTCACGGCGCCGAATCCCGGGAGCCGTCAGTACTTCCTGCGCACCATGAGCGACGGACTACCGTCGCTGCAGAACGTGGGCAAGGAGCACCACAATCTGGGTGGCTTCCAGGTCGACTATCGGGGCAACCGCGATCGCGCGATCACGATGCGCAGCAGCGCCGGCTTCGAGATCACCGAGTGGGCCAGTGGCCGCAAGATTCCGGTAAGCATTCCGGCCGGCGCCCGCGTGAGCACGCCGGTATGGTCGCCCGATGGCGCGCAGTTCGCCTTTCTCGCGCTGTTCGAAGACGGCACGCAGATCTACGTGGTGGACGCTGCGACCGGAAAGTCACGCGCTGTGACCACGCGCTCCACCTTGTCGACCAGCGTGACCGCCCCCGAGTGGACGGCCGACGGCACGACCATCGTGACCGTGCTGGTGCCCGATGCGCGTGGCCCCGAACCCAAGGAACCCAAGCTGGCGACGGGTCCGATGGTGCGCCTGAATGAGAACAACAAGCTCAAGACACGCACCTATCCCGACTTGCTGTCTTCGCCTTACGAGAAGGCGCTGCTGGAGTACCACACGACGGGTCAGTTGGCGGTGGTGAATGTGAAGACGCGCGCGGTGAAGAAGGTCGGCGCGCCGGGGCTGATTCGGAGCATCGATCCGTCGCCCGATGGCCAGTATTTCCGCGTGACGTACGTGGAGAAGCCGTTCTCGTATCTGCTGCCTGTCGCGAGCTACGGTACGCGCGATGTCGTGATCGACGGCGCCGGCACGGTGCTGCGTGAACTGGTGAAGCGTCCGTTGCGCGAAGGTGAAGAGCCGGCCGACCCCACCGATCCGCAGCCGCGCACGGCCGCGCCGGCCGGTGCCGGTGCCGCCGGTCGCGCCGCCCCGGTGGATACGGGCAAGCGCAACATCTCGTGGCATCCGTTTGCCGGTGGGTTGTTGTATGCGCACATCGCGCCGGCCACTGCTACGGCTGGTGCGGCACGTGGCGACTCGACGGCCACAGCCGCTGCGGCTGCCCGTCGCGCCGATCGCCTCATGCACTGGAAGGCGCCGTTCGATTCCGCCGGTGGCACGAAGCTATACGAAACGGCCAATCGCATTGCCAACGTGCAGTTCAGCGACAAGGGCAAGATCATGTTCGTGAGTGAGACAGGCACCGACGGCACGTTCGAACACGCCATCTTTCTCGACGAGAACAACGCCAAGTTCACCGTGATCGCGCCGCGTGCGCGTGGCCGCGGCGCCGACAGCACTGCCCGGGCTGCCGCGCCGCCCGCCGGCGGCCCCGGTGGTCGCGGTGCGCGCACGTCGGAACTTGTTACGCGCCCCGGTCGTCGCGGGGTGCCGGTGGTCGTGGTTTCCACCGACGGCAAGTTCGTGTTCACGCAGGGTACCACGCCCGACAGCGCCGGCAAGACGCCGCGCGCTTTCGTGGAAAAGGTCGAGATCCGCACCGGCACGCGCAGCCGCATCTACGAGAGCGCGGCCGACGTGTTCGAAACGATCAATGCACCCCTCGATGATGATTTCACGCGCGCGGTGATTCAGCGCGAGTCGCCCACGGTCGTGCCGCAGTCGTACGTACTCACGCTCGCGTCGCGCGACGTCAAGCAGCTCACGACCAACGTGGATCTCATGCCCGAGATCACCAAGGCGGTGCGCAAGACGATCGTGGCCCGTCGTGCCGACGGCTATTCGTTCAACGTGAAGGTCACGCTGCCGGCCGACTACAAGGACGGTACGCGCCTGCCCGCCATGTTCTGGTTCTATCCGCGCGAGTACGACAACCAGGAAGCGTACAACCGCAGTCTCACCCAGGGCGCCGGCGCGGCGAATCGCTTCCCGACCTACGGCCCGCGTTCACTCGCCTTCATCGTGACGCAGGGCTACGCGCTGATCGAGCCCGACGCCCCGATCTTCGCCAGCGAAGGGCAGCTGCCGAACGACAACTACGTGGTGGACCTCCGCAACAACCTGGCGGCCGTCATCGACGCGCTCGATACGCTGGCCATCGTCGACCGTCAGCGCCTGGGGATCGGCGGCCACAGCTACGGCGCCTTCAGCACGGTGAACGCGATGGTGCACACGCCGTTCTTCAAGGCCGGCATCGCCGGCGACGGGGCCTACAACCGCACGCTCACGCCGAACGGCTTCCAGAGCGAGCGCCGTGACCTGTGGCAGGGCCGCCAGACCTATCTCGAGATGTCGCCGTTCCTGTACGCCGACCAGCTGAATGGTGCGCTACTGATGAATCACAGCACCGAAGACCAGAACGTGGGTACCGATCCGATCAACTCGATCAAGATGTTTCACGCCCTGCAGGGACTCGGCAAAACGGCATCGCTATACATGTACCCGTACGAAGACCACGGCCCCGTGGCCCGTGAAACCGTGCTCGATCAGTGGGCGCGCTGGGTGGCGTGGCTCGATAAGTACGTGAAGAACGCGGGTGCCAAGCCGAAAGTGACGACGATGTAG
- a CDS encoding TonB-dependent receptor: MITWPIAASRTRVLTLALSAMGCASPSMLTAQSTGTILGRVVSAATREAIPGVVIRVPATASGSVIAALSDSVGRFVLPNVPVGITRLELRRIGFAPVVRSDVVVTTARSAEVLVELTPVATELAAVQVAPTYFPPLPPASFPVSTQRFGAEEVRRAPGVQEDVVRAVSVLPGVGVTSAGRNDLVVRGGAPFENLFTVDGIEVPNINHFGTQGSTGGPLSLINVAFVEDAALSAGGFGVRYGDRTASVTAIRLREGSRDRISGSVNISATGGGAYVEGPLGERGSFLLGVRRSYLDFIFKAAGFGFIPSYRDLTGKAVWRLSSRDQLSAVLIGAQGTVTFNNDTDENRFENSRVVAPKQDQYFSGLIWQRTLSKGLLTTTLGRTYTRYTTTQNDSGGPGRDPSVVFAANTTEGEQSLRTDLLWQLSPRVDVETGVVAKYGSDLRYELLVPGTFRRDAAFVEQPLRRDTSFTATRGAVYSQATTRLGDRLRVTLGVRGDWYGYLSNAVRTAPRASAVWQQSARTSASVSVGRYWQPPQLIWLVGDTSNASLKPFAADQMIAGVTRTLRDDVKLQFEVYGKRYRQYPARRFRPQAVLQPSGFDDATNDIPFGLEPLANLGRGTVVGAELLLQKKLSQVPVYGLLTISANRTRFAAIDGVKRPGAFDAPVVANALLGWRPNAKWELSTRMRTATGLPTTPFVASGVREGTLDFARYNDGGRLPQFFSLDARVDRRWQIGTSQLITYLDVQNATARQNVSAVAWNARLRSPERQTSIGVLPSIGIDWTF; encoded by the coding sequence ATGATTACATGGCCCATCGCCGCGTCTCGAACGCGGGTCCTCACGCTCGCACTCTCTGCGATGGGGTGCGCTTCGCCCTCGATGCTCACCGCGCAATCCACCGGCACGATACTCGGACGGGTGGTGAGCGCGGCCACTCGCGAGGCGATCCCCGGGGTGGTGATACGGGTCCCGGCCACCGCGTCTGGCAGCGTGATCGCGGCGTTGTCCGATTCGGTCGGTCGATTCGTGCTCCCCAACGTCCCCGTCGGCATCACGCGCCTCGAACTGCGACGCATCGGCTTTGCCCCCGTGGTACGCAGTGATGTGGTGGTCACTACCGCGCGCAGCGCGGAGGTGCTCGTGGAGCTGACCCCGGTGGCGACGGAACTCGCCGCCGTGCAGGTGGCACCCACGTACTTTCCGCCATTGCCACCGGCCTCGTTTCCCGTGTCCACGCAACGCTTCGGCGCCGAAGAAGTGCGACGTGCACCCGGCGTGCAGGAAGACGTGGTGCGTGCGGTGAGCGTGCTGCCGGGCGTGGGCGTGACGAGCGCAGGTCGCAACGACCTCGTGGTCCGCGGTGGTGCGCCATTCGAGAATCTGTTCACGGTGGATGGCATCGAAGTGCCAAACATCAATCACTTCGGCACGCAGGGCTCGACCGGTGGTCCGCTGTCGCTGATCAACGTGGCCTTCGTGGAGGACGCCGCACTGTCCGCTGGCGGATTCGGGGTGCGCTATGGCGACCGCACCGCCAGCGTCACCGCGATTCGCCTACGAGAAGGCTCTCGTGACCGCATCAGCGGCTCAGTGAACATCTCGGCCACCGGCGGCGGTGCCTACGTGGAAGGGCCGCTGGGTGAACGGGGATCGTTCCTGCTCGGTGTGCGCCGCAGCTACCTCGATTTCATCTTCAAGGCCGCCGGCTTCGGGTTCATACCGAGCTACCGCGATCTCACCGGCAAGGCGGTCTGGCGCCTTTCGTCGCGCGATCAGCTCTCGGCGGTGCTCATCGGCGCGCAGGGCACGGTCACGTTCAACAACGACACCGACGAGAATCGCTTCGAGAACTCGCGCGTGGTGGCGCCAAAGCAGGATCAATACTTTTCTGGGCTGATCTGGCAGCGCACGCTGTCGAAGGGACTGCTCACCACCACACTCGGCCGCACGTACACGCGGTATACCACCACGCAGAACGACTCCGGCGGCCCCGGCCGCGATCCCAGCGTGGTGTTCGCCGCCAACACCACCGAAGGGGAACAGTCACTCCGCACCGACCTGCTGTGGCAGCTCTCGCCGCGCGTTGACGTGGAAACGGGCGTCGTGGCGAAGTACGGCTCCGATCTGCGCTACGAGCTGTTGGTGCCGGGGACCTTCCGACGCGATGCGGCCTTCGTGGAGCAACCGCTCCGGCGCGACACGTCGTTCACCGCCACGCGTGGTGCCGTGTATTCGCAGGCGACCACGCGCCTGGGCGATCGGCTCCGCGTCACCCTCGGTGTACGAGGCGACTGGTACGGCTACCTGAGCAACGCGGTGCGCACGGCACCGCGGGCAAGTGCGGTGTGGCAGCAGAGCGCCCGCACCTCGGCTTCCGTGTCGGTGGGTCGCTATTGGCAGCCACCGCAGCTCATCTGGTTGGTGGGTGATACGTCGAACGCATCACTCAAGCCGTTCGCGGCCGATCAGATGATCGCGGGCGTCACGCGCACGCTGCGCGATGATGTGAAGCTGCAGTTCGAAGTGTACGGCAAGCGCTACCGGCAGTATCCGGCGCGACGCTTCCGTCCGCAGGCGGTGCTGCAGCCGTCTGGTTTCGACGACGCCACCAACGACATTCCGTTTGGTCTCGAGCCGCTTGCGAACCTCGGTCGCGGTACGGTAGTCGGTGCCGAGCTGTTGCTGCAGAAGAAGCTCTCGCAGGTGCCGGTGTACGGCCTGCTTACCATCAGCGCCAACCGCACGCGCTTCGCGGCGATCGATGGCGTGAAGCGCCCCGGCGCCTTCGATGCCCCGGTCGTTGCCAATGCACTGCTCGGCTGGCGTCCCAACGCCAAGTGGGAGCTGTCGACCCGTATGCGCACGGCCACTGGATTGCCCACCACGCCGTTCGTGGCCAGTGGCGTGCGTGAGGGCACGTTGGATTTTGCGCGCTACAACGACGGTGGGCGGCTGCCGCAATTCTTCTCGCTCGACGCCCGCGTCGATCGCCGCTGGCAGATCGGCACGTCGCAGCTGATTACGTATCTCGACGTGCAAAACGCCACCGCACGACAGAACGTCAGCGCGGTGGCGTGGAATGCACGGTTGCGATCGCCGGAGCGCCAAACGTCCATCGGCGTGCTGCCGAGCATTGGGATCGATTGGACGTTCTAG
- a CDS encoding acyloxyacyl hydrolase produces the protein MSFPACRALSGAVLGALLPVLVPSAARAQAAPQRPHVSVMLSGAVDTRTASHNETIHGAFQTLAVQVSRPLFAVGGMYVAWLGEIMPVMLVTAGAPPNRVPTPLTNPAETNDPRRLARYAVRDAYGVGFAPLGAEAAFSLGEKTQFLFNVTSGVAWFSRVVPYGKATQANFTVAPGLFLERRIGGRQALAVGYQLHHLSNASMGGANPGMNSHIFSVRVSKLR, from the coding sequence ATGTCGTTTCCTGCCTGTCGCGCCCTCTCGGGCGCAGTGCTCGGTGCGTTGCTGCCCGTGCTCGTGCCATCGGCGGCGAGGGCACAGGCCGCCCCCCAACGCCCGCATGTCAGCGTGATGCTCAGTGGGGCGGTCGACACGCGTACCGCGTCGCACAACGAGACCATTCACGGCGCATTTCAGACGCTGGCCGTTCAAGTCTCCCGTCCGCTCTTCGCGGTGGGCGGCATGTACGTGGCGTGGCTGGGCGAGATCATGCCGGTCATGCTCGTGACCGCCGGGGCACCACCCAATCGGGTGCCGACCCCGCTCACGAATCCCGCCGAGACGAATGACCCGCGGCGACTGGCCCGCTATGCCGTGCGCGATGCGTACGGTGTGGGCTTCGCGCCGTTGGGGGCGGAGGCCGCGTTTTCCTTGGGCGAAAAGACCCAATTCTTGTTCAACGTGACGTCAGGCGTGGCGTGGTTTTCGCGGGTGGTGCCGTACGGCAAGGCGACGCAGGCCAACTTCACCGTGGCGCCAGGGCTGTTCCTTGAACGCCGTATCGGGGGCCGACAGGCGTTGGCGGTAGGGTATCAGCTGCACCATTTGTCGAATGCCAGCATGGGCGGCGCGAACCCGGGCATGAACTCGCACATCTTCTCGGTGCGCGTGTCGAAGCTGCGGTGA
- a CDS encoding M28 family peptidase, giving the protein MRSFGLARLSLAASVCGLVTLPALLSAQGTAKTNQYGNPATLKPAPTKAAIDVRDLQIRLYQFADDSMLGRQVGRVGNKKGTDMIAAEVKRLGLLPAGDNGTYFQALPYHLRKFTDHSRLTVDGNPVAWNTDFVAVPGQRAPRPIAGAEVVFGGTQGDSTTQISAADAAGKFVVLLPNPNGPRGGQGQAFAVRGGAAPARSRFDDAVAIATIDLDALTPAQRVALNEPIVATSSAPGRGAPAGATRGPVDSIALLKAQIATLQPQATIRLTRDAAARLFKRSNIDGLSAGQKGGTVTASLDFVDTPTDWARNVVAVVPGSDPVLKHQYVAIGAHNDHVGMTTPVDKDSIRAFNIEKNKRLLANNMQGLGPEVLTTIRVNMDSIRKVHPKARLDSINNGADDDGSGSMGVLEIAEAMMAMPVKPKRSTLFIWHTGEEGGLVGSAYFTRNPTVPIDSVVAQLNVDMIGRGRAEDLPGGGPDYVGVVGSFFDSKDLGETVKAVNSKQSKPLTFDYKFDEPIAWSGYNNIYGRSDHFNYAQQGVPIAFFFTGLHGDYHQRSDEPEFIDYPHYAKIANYIKDLVVEVGNGPRPRLNGTKPAKPKVIVP; this is encoded by the coding sequence ATGCGATCCTTCGGGCTCGCCCGCTTGTCCCTCGCTGCGTCCGTGTGCGGCCTGGTCACCCTTCCCGCGCTGCTTTCCGCGCAGGGTACCGCCAAGACGAACCAATACGGCAATCCCGCCACGCTCAAGCCGGCGCCGACCAAGGCGGCCATCGACGTGCGCGATTTGCAGATCCGTCTCTACCAGTTCGCCGACGACTCCATGCTCGGCCGTCAGGTCGGCCGCGTCGGCAACAAGAAGGGCACCGACATGATCGCCGCCGAGGTGAAGCGTTTGGGGCTGCTGCCGGCCGGTGACAACGGCACCTATTTCCAGGCGTTGCCCTACCATCTGCGGAAGTTCACCGACCACTCGCGCCTGACGGTGGACGGGAATCCCGTCGCGTGGAACACGGACTTCGTGGCCGTGCCGGGCCAGCGTGCGCCGCGCCCGATTGCCGGCGCCGAGGTGGTGTTTGGTGGCACGCAGGGCGACTCCACCACGCAGATCTCGGCCGCTGACGCCGCGGGCAAGTTCGTGGTCTTGCTGCCCAATCCCAACGGCCCGCGTGGGGGGCAGGGACAAGCCTTCGCCGTGCGCGGCGGGGCCGCGCCGGCCCGCTCGCGCTTCGATGATGCGGTGGCTATCGCCACGATCGATCTCGACGCCCTTACGCCGGCCCAGCGCGTGGCCCTCAACGAGCCGATCGTGGCCACGTCGAGCGCGCCCGGACGCGGTGCGCCCGCCGGTGCCACCCGCGGTCCGGTGGACTCCATTGCGCTGCTCAAAGCGCAGATCGCCACGCTGCAGCCGCAGGCGACGATCCGTCTCACGCGCGATGCCGCCGCGCGCTTGTTCAAGCGAAGCAACATCGACGGACTCTCGGCCGGCCAGAAGGGTGGCACTGTGACCGCGTCGCTGGATTTCGTGGATACGCCCACCGACTGGGCGCGCAACGTGGTGGCGGTCGTGCCGGGCAGTGATCCTGTGCTCAAACACCAGTACGTCGCGATCGGCGCCCACAACGATCACGTGGGCATGACGACGCCGGTGGACAAGGACTCCATTCGCGCCTTCAACATCGAGAAGAACAAGCGCCTGCTGGCGAACAACATGCAGGGCCTCGGCCCCGAAGTGCTCACGACGATTCGCGTGAATATGGACAGCATCCGCAAGGTGCATCCCAAGGCGCGGCTCGATTCCATCAACAACGGCGCCGACGACGATGGATCGGGCTCGATGGGCGTGCTGGAGATCGCGGAAGCGATGATGGCCATGCCGGTGAAGCCCAAGCGCTCCACGTTGTTCATCTGGCACACCGGCGAGGAAGGCGGACTGGTAGGATCGGCGTACTTCACGCGCAATCCCACCGTGCCCATCGACTCGGTCGTGGCACAGCTCAACGTGGACATGATCGGTCGTGGCCGCGCCGAAGACCTGCCTGGTGGTGGCCCTGACTATGTGGGCGTGGTCGGCTCGTTCTTCGACTCGAAGGATCTGGGCGAAACCGTGAAGGCGGTGAACAGCAAGCAGAGCAAGCCGCTGACCTTCGACTACAAGTTCGACGAGCCGATCGCGTGGAGCGGCTACAACAACATCTACGGCCGAAGCGATCACTTCAATTACGCGCAGCAGGGCGTGCCGATCGCGTTCTTCTTTACGGGACTGCACGGAGACTACCACCAGCGCAGCGACGAGCCCGAGTTCATCGACTACCCGCACTACGCGAAGATCGCGAACTACATCAAGGATCTCGTGGTGGAAGTGGGCAATGGTCCACGACCGCGGTTGAACGGCACGAAGCCGGCGAAGCCGAAGGTGATCGTTCCGTAA
- a CDS encoding peptidylprolyl isomerase, producing the protein MRLLVPILLLAAGVEVSAQTSAQISAQAPIPATTYELLRAEHARGTDMRSIDAALLSGDSVRQRLAVRAIGRFEQSPLESKITPLLTARAASVRREAVNALGQMRSRYDVAALLASENDPAVRAMIYETLGRNPDAAATNAQTLTDGLRDSSAVVRSGAARGMESLLRRTARTTAPSAATLRTIRDAVKSNRASDTRQLLLLAMTAANDRDSATVAVALRDTSPEVRRVAVALGRTWVSDPAPMVRWQALRVAGTCARATAHVRDSSEHVALLAIDLLGDQKCADAAALAALDRESRANAAWRHQAHAAVSLAKVAPARAAAMVRRLASSTTWQARVYAANAAKLLKDSTTLRALAMDKEPNVVIAAMTTREQALRALTSDHAGLALAAATRLKGDKDLVSALPQLRAAFDRFTATHRVSLRDPRAALLERIGEAADGPSTIWLRERLKDPDPAIASAAAQYLTKRTGSTVAPTTARYEPAAFPTVDELAGLDGATATMRLRGIGDVELSLRFDEAPMAVHTFVTLASAGKFNGLTFHRIVPNFVIQGGSPGADEYDPITDSFMRDEVGLARNARGSFGISTRGRDTGDGQIYVNLVNNFRLDHDYTVFASVTGGLDLIDRVQEGDVIESITVRRAKTSAPRRP; encoded by the coding sequence ATGCGGCTGTTGGTCCCGATCCTTCTGTTGGCGGCAGGCGTTGAGGTGAGCGCGCAGACAAGCGCGCAGATAAGCGCGCAGGCACCCATTCCCGCGACGACCTACGAGCTACTCCGCGCCGAACACGCCCGTGGCACGGATATGCGGAGTATCGACGCCGCGTTGCTGAGTGGCGATTCGGTGCGGCAGCGCCTGGCCGTTCGTGCGATCGGCCGCTTCGAACAGTCTCCGCTGGAGTCGAAGATCACGCCGTTGCTGACCGCACGCGCCGCCTCGGTGCGACGGGAAGCGGTGAATGCGCTGGGGCAGATGCGCTCGCGCTACGACGTGGCCGCGCTGCTCGCCAGCGAGAACGACCCGGCCGTTCGCGCCATGATCTACGAAACGCTCGGCCGGAACCCCGACGCCGCCGCCACCAACGCGCAAACACTCACCGATGGATTGCGCGACAGCAGTGCGGTGGTGAGGTCGGGTGCCGCCCGCGGCATGGAGTCCCTGTTACGGCGCACGGCACGCACCACGGCGCCGAGCGCGGCAACGCTGCGGACCATTCGCGACGCGGTGAAGAGCAACCGGGCATCGGACACCCGCCAGTTGTTGTTGCTCGCCATGACGGCGGCGAACGATCGCGATTCGGCAACGGTCGCCGTGGCGCTCCGCGACACGAGCCCGGAGGTACGGCGGGTGGCGGTGGCGCTCGGACGCACATGGGTGAGCGACCCCGCGCCGATGGTGCGGTGGCAGGCACTCCGCGTGGCCGGCACCTGTGCCCGCGCCACCGCGCACGTCCGCGACAGCAGCGAGCATGTCGCGTTGCTGGCGATCGACCTACTTGGCGATCAGAAGTGCGCGGACGCGGCAGCGCTGGCGGCGCTCGACCGCGAGAGCCGTGCCAACGCTGCGTGGCGGCACCAGGCGCATGCCGCGGTATCGTTGGCCAAGGTGGCACCGGCCCGTGCGGCAGCGATGGTGCGGCGGCTGGCCTCGTCGACCACGTGGCAGGCCCGCGTGTACGCCGCCAACGCCGCCAAGCTGCTGAAGGACAGCACGACGCTGCGCGCGTTAGCGATGGACAAGGAGCCGAACGTCGTGATCGCGGCGATGACCACGCGCGAGCAGGCATTGCGTGCACTCACGAGCGATCATGCGGGCCTCGCGCTCGCCGCAGCGACGCGGCTCAAAGGCGACAAGGATCTCGTGAGCGCGCTGCCGCAGTTGCGGGCTGCCTTCGATCGCTTCACCGCCACGCATCGCGTGAGCCTGCGCGATCCACGCGCGGCGCTGCTGGAGCGTATCGGCGAAGCCGCCGATGGTCCAAGTACGATCTGGCTGCGTGAGCGACTGAAGGACCCGGATCCGGCGATCGCCAGTGCAGCGGCGCAGTATCTCACGAAGCGCACCGGCAGCACGGTGGCACCCACTACCGCGCGCTACGAACCCGCCGCGTTTCCAACCGTCGACGAGCTGGCGGGTCTCGACGGCGCGACCGCCACCATGCGCCTGCGCGGCATCGGCGATGTCGAACTGTCGCTGCGCTTCGACGAGGCCCCGATGGCAGTGCATACGTTCGTGACGCTCGCGAGCGCGGGGAAGTTCAACGGACTCACGTTTCATCGCATCGTGCCCAACTTCGTGATTCAAGGCGGCAGCCCCGGCGCCGACGAGTACGATCCGATCACCGACAGCTTCATGCGCGATGAAGTCGGCCTGGCTCGCAACGCGCGGGGCAGTTTCGGCATCAGCACGCGTGGCCGCGACACCGGCGACGGACAGATCTATGTGAACCTCGTGAATAACTTCCGGCTCGATCACGATTACACCGTGTTCGCCAGCGTCACGGGTGGCCTCGACCTCATCGACCGTGTGCAGGAAGGCGACGTGATCGAGTCGATCACCGTGCGCCGCGCCAAAACCTCTGCCCCTCGCCGTCCGTGA